From a region of the uncultured Desulfobacter sp. genome:
- a CDS encoding glycosyltransferase family 2 protein yields MNISVIVTTYNRPDSLEKVLEGLLHQTVLPLEIIVADDGSTLETAHIVEQMAVSSPDCPIHHVRHEDLGFRAAEIRNKAILKSSGDYIISLDGDCIPDRHFIQDHCQLAKPGYFFQGKRVLVEKALQDAFNFSHTQKILRLIAHALKGEISNAHHLVRLPFVPAVTTTRMTGIRSCNMGFFRKDLFAINGFNQAFQGWGREDSELAVRLYNYRLKRREHPFMAVCFHLWHEENDRTNLEKNDQILKEVMDAGRYRCADGLVDDDAEGKRQY; encoded by the coding sequence ATGAATATATCCGTCATTGTCACCACCTATAACCGACCGGACAGTTTAGAAAAAGTGCTTGAAGGCCTGTTGCATCAAACTGTATTGCCTTTGGAAATCATTGTTGCAGACGACGGTTCAACATTAGAGACCGCACATATTGTCGAGCAAATGGCCGTATCATCCCCGGATTGCCCGATACATCATGTCCGGCATGAGGACCTCGGGTTTAGGGCGGCTGAGATAAGAAATAAGGCAATTTTGAAATCTTCGGGCGACTATATCATATCCCTTGACGGAGATTGCATTCCTGATCGGCATTTTATTCAGGATCATTGCCAACTCGCCAAGCCCGGATATTTTTTCCAAGGCAAACGGGTTCTTGTGGAAAAGGCGCTTCAGGACGCGTTTAATTTTTCCCATACACAAAAGATATTAAGGCTTATTGCCCATGCCCTCAAAGGAGAAATCTCCAACGCCCATCATCTGGTTAGACTCCCTTTTGTCCCGGCAGTGACAACCACTAGAATGACAGGTATCCGTAGTTGTAATATGGGTTTTTTCAGGAAAGATCTTTTTGCTATCAACGGATTTAACCAGGCGTTTCAGGGATGGGGCCGGGAAGACTCAGAACTTGCAGTTAGACTTTATAACTATAGACTAAAGCGCAGAGAACATCCGTTTATGGCAGTTTGCTTTCATCTCTGGCATGAAGAAAATGACCGGACCAACCTTGAAAAAAACGATCAGATTCTAAAAGAAGTCATGGACGCTGGCCGTTATCGGTGTGCCGACGGCCTTGTGGATGATGACGCTGAGGGAAAAAGACAATATTAA
- a CDS encoding DUF6492 family protein has translation MEKIALFCKSYSKDLLRAKRMAQSVQRFNRDAIPLYISVPLQELDLFKDQFNDLPCHFLTDEEIIDNCIKAYGPFPRLFPKYLMQQLVKLEFWRLKKCAYYLWIDSDAYFLRPFYTKDFFQDQDTPLLVMHKAKDLRAFSKKHDPRIAEKLDNRIEKIQQLFGRKGEFFYFGDPPLVWSSAVLEGLSTDFLKPKSMTIYDLLYAYPCEMQLYGEFLLASGNYKFAPTEPFFKIFHYAEQFFEAQRQGESEFSIAKTHMGVLIQSNWTDIREKKKNDLARFKKFLREQQRKLGLMGTQKF, from the coding sequence ATGGAAAAAATTGCATTATTTTGCAAATCCTACTCAAAAGATTTGCTTCGAGCAAAGCGAATGGCACAAAGCGTTCAGAGGTTTAACCGTGACGCGATTCCCCTTTACATCAGCGTGCCGTTACAGGAATTGGATTTATTCAAGGATCAGTTCAATGATCTACCCTGTCATTTTTTAACCGACGAGGAGATAATAGACAATTGTATTAAAGCGTATGGGCCATTTCCCAGGCTTTTTCCAAAATATCTGATGCAACAGCTTGTAAAGCTTGAATTCTGGCGGTTAAAAAAATGCGCCTATTATCTGTGGATTGATTCGGACGCTTATTTTTTAAGGCCGTTTTATACAAAAGATTTTTTCCAGGACCAAGACACCCCTTTGCTTGTGATGCATAAAGCGAAGGACCTAAGAGCTTTTTCAAAAAAACATGATCCCAGGATAGCTGAAAAATTAGATAATCGTATTGAAAAAATACAGCAGTTATTTGGAAGAAAAGGAGAATTCTTCTACTTTGGTGATCCGCCCCTTGTCTGGAGCAGTGCCGTTCTTGAGGGCCTGTCTACTGATTTTTTGAAACCGAAGTCAATGACTATCTATGACCTGCTTTATGCATACCCTTGTGAAATGCAGCTATATGGTGAATTCCTCCTGGCATCCGGCAACTACAAATTTGCCCCTACTGAACCATTTTTCAAAATATTTCATTATGCAGAACAATTTTTTGAAGCCCAGAGACAGGGTGAATCTGAGTTTAGTATTGCCAAAACACATATGGGCGTCCTGATACAGTCCAACTGGACCGATATTAGAGAAAAGAAAAAAAACGATCTGGCAAGATTCAAGAAATTTTTAAGGGAACAACAAAGAAAACTTGGATTGATGGGAACTCAAAAATTTTAA
- a CDS encoding glycosyltransferase produces MTWLILAHCYNMDGRAASQTITDRIPFLRKKGVTPVVISAPTGRKDVDYPHYQIFSPAPSGLKFELRHVMKGCADDTFPGRIINLLLTLIILPFYLMEKTVIHLDSHWSWLLSASLYGIFIIPKHRPELIYSTAGPSSTHYTGLILSRLFKLPWVAELHDPLIYDNETPKWHKYFFHKYLEKLIFKYADKIIYFTDQASAKALKRNLGFTDKLVVIRPGASPAENWTQIYQKQEKIHFGYFGSLASRRNLKKVFKAFHDLLQEEPDLSRQVAIDIYGTTLDPVTSQALDAYQLQYIVTVHGRLEYDPTTGKTGREQVLEAMKRMDVLILVHGDDLFRCDEYIPSKLYDYMLVQRPILGLTHPGSELQTMLEANGFFAVDSQNEKQIQSTLLQLVSQWKNSGLPDCEHASSLTVQGAVNQLMKIRMDIVID; encoded by the coding sequence ATGACATGGTTGATACTTGCCCACTGCTACAACATGGACGGTAGAGCGGCAAGCCAAACAATAACGGACCGCATTCCTTTTCTCAGAAAAAAAGGGGTTACCCCGGTTGTAATCAGTGCCCCAACCGGCAGGAAGGATGTCGACTACCCTCACTACCAGATATTTTCGCCGGCACCGTCCGGACTGAAATTCGAACTGCGCCATGTCATGAAAGGCTGTGCTGATGATACCTTTCCCGGCAGAATCATAAATTTATTACTGACACTGATCATCCTGCCTTTTTACCTCATGGAGAAAACCGTAATTCACTTGGACAGTCATTGGTCATGGCTTTTATCGGCTTCATTGTATGGCATCTTCATCATCCCCAAACATCGCCCGGAGCTGATTTACTCCACTGCCGGCCCCTCTTCAACCCATTATACCGGACTCATTTTGAGCAGGCTCTTTAAATTGCCCTGGGTCGCGGAACTCCATGACCCGCTGATTTATGACAACGAAACCCCCAAATGGCATAAATATTTCTTTCATAAATACCTTGAAAAACTGATCTTCAAATATGCCGACAAGATCATTTATTTTACGGATCAGGCCAGTGCCAAGGCACTGAAACGAAACCTTGGGTTCACAGATAAATTGGTTGTTATCCGTCCCGGTGCATCTCCTGCTGAAAACTGGACCCAAATCTATCAAAAACAAGAAAAAATTCATTTTGGATATTTTGGCTCACTTGCTTCCAGGCGTAACCTTAAAAAAGTGTTTAAAGCTTTTCATGACTTGTTGCAGGAAGAACCGGATTTGTCCAGGCAGGTTGCCATTGACATCTATGGAACCACCCTTGATCCGGTCACCAGTCAGGCCCTGGATGCGTATCAATTACAGTATATTGTAACGGTGCACGGCAGGCTGGAATATGATCCAACGACGGGAAAAACAGGCAGAGAACAGGTGCTTGAAGCCATGAAAAGAATGGATGTACTCATCCTGGTTCATGGGGATGATCTTTTCCGGTGCGATGAATACATTCCTTCTAAGCTTTATGATTACATGCTCGTTCAACGTCCTATTCTAGGATTAACCCATCCGGGCTCCGAACTTCAAACAATGCTGGAGGCTAACGGTTTTTTTGCCGTAGACAGCCAAAATGAAAAACAGATACAATCGACCCTTCTGCAACTTGTTTCCCAATGGAAAAATAGCGGCTTGCCGGATTGTGAGCATGCATCATCTTTAACGGTTCAAGGCGCTGTCAATCAATTGATGAAAATTAGAATGGATATTGTAATAGACTGA
- a CDS encoding glycosyltransferase family 4 protein, which produces MKIAVLVKRFTLSGGKERYVVELVKSLCRLGHQVDVFACEAEQQLLNGIGFFRVPNRMTFSSVVNTISFVKETTKMLKGHDYDIVHSHERNYTQEVLTLHSFSYYEGLKKYAWVRRIDQKYLSLRSQLYLWLERKQMKTPWLISVSTAISNDVKENYHRTKNIIEIPPGVNLKVFDKKSVHAIRQQARTEKNIQENELAVLFVGSAFQRKGLDRLIPAITKGMRLIIVGKGDHLPKFLKMIKAHHCGQQISMEGITDNVIDYYALADVVVLPSRSEAFGMSILEGMACGLPVIVSLNSGVADLIRHGENGFLIGKTSELPDFLEMLRSDEKRRKIGLCARKTAEQYGWSRVGTAHEALYKKILSKRELKK; this is translated from the coding sequence TTGAAAATTGCCGTTTTGGTAAAGCGGTTTACCTTGTCAGGCGGCAAGGAACGTTATGTTGTAGAACTGGTTAAATCATTATGCCGTCTTGGACACCAGGTTGATGTATTTGCCTGTGAAGCAGAGCAACAGCTTTTAAACGGCATCGGGTTTTTCCGTGTGCCGAACAGAATGACCTTCTCAAGTGTTGTGAATACCATTTCATTTGTGAAGGAAACGACAAAAATGCTTAAAGGACATGACTATGATATTGTTCATTCCCACGAGCGGAACTATACACAGGAGGTTTTGACTTTACACAGCTTTTCTTATTATGAAGGGTTGAAAAAATACGCTTGGGTAAGAAGAATTGATCAGAAATACCTGAGCCTGCGCAGCCAGCTTTACCTATGGCTTGAACGGAAGCAAATGAAAACCCCCTGGCTGATTTCCGTCTCAACTGCCATATCAAACGATGTTAAAGAGAACTATCATCGTACCAAAAATATCATTGAGATCCCGCCTGGCGTCAATTTGAAAGTATTTGATAAAAAATCTGTTCATGCCATACGTCAGCAGGCCCGAACAGAAAAAAATATCCAAGAAAATGAACTTGCCGTCCTCTTTGTCGGGTCTGCGTTTCAACGGAAGGGACTTGATCGGTTAATCCCCGCCATTACCAAGGGGATGCGCTTAATAATCGTTGGAAAGGGAGATCATCTTCCCAAGTTTTTAAAAATGATCAAGGCGCATCATTGCGGGCAGCAAATCAGTATGGAAGGCATCACGGATAATGTTATAGATTATTACGCCCTTGCCGATGTTGTTGTGCTACCCTCCCGGTCGGAAGCTTTTGGCATGAGTATACTTGAAGGAATGGCATGCGGGTTGCCGGTGATTGTAAGCCTGAATTCAGGCGTTGCCGACTTGATTCGACATGGTGAAAATGGTTTTTTGATAGGCAAAACATCCGAGCTGCCTGATTTTTTAGAAATGTTACGGTCCGATGAGAAGAGACGAAAAATAGGGCTTTGTGCAAGAAAAACAGCTGAACAATACGGCTGGTCAAGGGTTGGTACAGCCCATGAAGCCCTGTATAAAAAAATCTTGTCAAAGAGAGAGTTAAAAAAATAA
- a CDS encoding lipopolysaccharide kinase InaA family protein, which translates to MIDEVYSKKTFSDRVMCNKQFLSDDMLRLLDNPDAFLDNSRTEIIQDNFKSKVGIIVLDGKKLVIKRHNYKSQWQKFRRYFRPTRSRRNWYYSNFLISRGVFVPTPVAFVEQRIAGVLRGMAHFVYEYVEGITGEAYFKHNMESFEKIEQGMDMVISLVDRIRELGIIHGDIRMSNLIFKENRICLLDFDDMRPSQWYKLPRVRNRDVRGLKKDIFYNIPPALQKRFLDKLDKYDG; encoded by the coding sequence ATGATTGATGAAGTCTATTCCAAAAAAACGTTTTCAGATAGAGTGATGTGCAATAAGCAATTCCTGTCAGATGACATGCTCCGACTCCTGGACAATCCGGATGCATTTCTGGACAACAGCAGGACTGAAATCATACAAGATAATTTTAAAAGTAAAGTCGGCATTATTGTTTTGGATGGTAAAAAACTTGTGATCAAACGACACAATTATAAATCCCAGTGGCAAAAGTTTAGACGATATTTCAGACCGACACGCTCACGCAGAAACTGGTACTATTCTAATTTTTTAATATCCAGAGGGGTTTTTGTACCAACCCCGGTGGCCTTTGTTGAACAACGGATTGCCGGAGTGTTGCGCGGCATGGCTCATTTTGTTTATGAATATGTGGAAGGTATCACAGGCGAAGCATATTTTAAGCACAATATGGAATCTTTTGAGAAGATAGAGCAGGGAATGGATATGGTGATTTCCCTTGTGGATAGAATCAGGGAACTGGGAATTATTCATGGTGACATACGAATGTCGAACCTGATTTTTAAGGAAAACCGGATTTGCTTATTGGACTTTGATGATATGCGGCCAAGCCAATGGTACAAACTACCGCGTGTTAGAAATAGAGATGTCAGGGGGCTTAAAAAAGATATTTTTTATAATATTCCACCGGCACTTCAAAAACGGTTTCTGGATAAACTGGATAAATACGATGGGTAG